In Leptospira ellinghausenii, the genomic stretch CTTCCATTTTCTCGAATGGAAATGTTGTTCTTAAAACGATCCAAAATCCGAAACCTTGGATCAATTTCATACACTTCTTCCTGCGTGCTTTTTAAGCGTTTGTAAACCTTTAGAGGCAAAATACTCGCAGCCATTTCAATTTTTGTAATTTCTTGGTTCTCTTGGTAGGCCGTAATGGCGAGTTTTGAGTAGTTCCAATACCCAGATTTACTGTATTTAACTTCTTTTGCTTTGACTCTAAGTTTAATCGGCATATTCATTTTTGCATATTGCAAAAACTCAGAATTTAAATATAACAATAAAAAGGTGACATCTTCAAAAGGGACTTTCCCAAACATATGATTACATGCAATTCCCAATTGCCTCGCCGCTTCTACAATTTGCATTCCTGAAATGTGTTTTAGATTGGGAGGTGAATAGTATTTATGAGTTGGTGGGACGTACAAATTTGCAAAAAAAGTGTCCCTCTTTGGAATCTCAGGGAATCTTTCAAAGATTGCAGAGATCATCGATTTTTCTACATTGCCTACATAATAATCTCTGCGTTTGACAAGTTGTAAAATTTTAATCTCATCAGCTTCTGTCACCTGGTCATTTAGTACATATTGTTCGATTTCTGTATCAAAATGATAAAATTGGCTTAAGAATTCTCTACCTGAATCATCTATATTCGCTTCATTTAAAATACGATCTGCTGATTCTTTGCGTATCCGAGAAGGAATAGTTTTTAATTGATAATAACTCCCCGATGCATCAGTTCTCTTAATGTAATAGAATAAAAGAAATTCCTTTTCCTCTTCGTTCAGTTTTGGTAAGACATCATTTTCCATAAGGTCTGCCAAAATCAACCGAGGCAGAGCTCTTCTTATATTGGAAACAAAACTATCTTCTTGGAAATATGTGCGTGTGTAACGTTTATCGAGAGGTAAAACAGTGGGGAGTTCTTCTTTTTCGGAAACCTTCATTTGTATCAACCAGGAATCTACTTTAGGATTAGTCCGTAGATTCCAATGGGATACCTTTCAAGGCAAGTAATTTAACATTGATTTGTCAAAATTATGGTAAATTCACCTAACGACAGTTACAGAACATGGTGCATAATGTACAACTCTATCGGAGACACTTCCCATGATGAATCTGCCTAAAATTCCATGGCCACGGCTTCCAATCACAATCAAATCTACTTTTTCTTTTTCCGCTAATTTACAAATTTCTTCAGCAGGGTATCCTTCTAAAACCACGCGGTTCCATTTCACAGTTGTCTCATCTAAGATTGGATGGATTTTTTCAAATCGTTGTTCCGAGATCCATTTGACTCGATCCTTTCCAGGAGGTGCAGCATCGTAATAACCAGGGAGTGGTCCAAAATCCTCTATGACTTCTACAACATAAC encodes the following:
- a CDS encoding AfsA-related hotdog domain-containing protein, yielding MKVSEKEELPTVLPLDKRYTRTYFQEDSFVSNIRRALPRLILADLMENDVLPKLNEEEKEFLLFYYIKRTDASGSYYQLKTIPSRIRKESADRILNEANIDDSGREFLSQFYHFDTEIEQYVLNDQVTEADEIKILQLVKRRDYYVGNVEKSMISAIFERFPEIPKRDTFFANLYVPPTHKYYSPPNLKHISGMQIVEAARQLGIACNHMFGKVPFEDVTFLLLYLNSEFLQYAKMNMPIKLRVKAKEVKYSKSGYWNYSKLAITAYQENQEITKIEMAASILPLKVYKRLKSTQEEVYEIDPRFRILDRFKNNISIRENGRNIVSTIENISNSGFMVRCSGIHPGTLSTEQQLEFFMHFDIVGFVHGTCILLWVKEDDNNEDMFFAGFRFEEISDLDKANVKEAINRYGRLIEDREIQ
- a CDS encoding universal stress protein, whose protein sequence is MEKLIQKLIIPIDGSPSSAKALEFGLALAKASNAICYVVEVIEDFGPLPGYYDAAPPGKDRVKWISEQRFEKIHPILDETTVKWNRVVLEGYPAEEICKLAEKEKVDLIVIGSRGHGILGRFIMGSVSDRVVHYAPCSVTVVR